The genomic region TGCTATTGTCTCAAATCACCCCATCTCATCCTTATTTGCAATTTCTGTTAAGATCAAGACTGGGAGTAGTTGGGGAATAATCAGAGAAGGGGAAAGGAGAGGAATCAACAGGATGGAGTATAGATGCTTGGTTTATTACAGAAGAAAAACAAATGATTGTAGGCGCTTTAAAAGGCTACAGCTTACATGATGCACATATTTAGATAACATTATTTTGAAAAAAGAACGTTACTTACTGCAGCTTATTCTTTAGGTGGTAATTATGCAAAAAAGCCAATATGAAGGTGTTGGTTGATGCTCTTAACCCATATTATTTACATGTCATTTTTTTATTCTGCACATTTTGCCTTATAACTGTTACACCTATTATAATTTGTATGTATTTCCAATGCTGTTTGAGTTCATTTTATTCGACTTTGTTGTTCTGTTGGCCTTCTTCACATGTAATTATTAATATATGTCTTTTTAGTCAACCAAAAGAGCAGGATGGGTGAAAAGAGACGTTGCGGGCCCTGAATCTATTGCAGACCACATGTATAGAATGGGGTTAATGGCTCTTATTGCTAATGATGCTCCTGGAGTCAACCGAGACAAGTTAGTTTTTTTCTTGTTAAACAAAATTCATTTTGTTTTAAAAGCTTGAAAGTACGCGAACAATAGGCTTCTATTGCAAATATTAATGTTGTTGCTTTCATCTTACAGGTGTATAAAAATGGCAATCGTTCATGATATTGCAGAAGGTAGTAAGATACTTGGTATATTATCATCAAACAGTTTtttgagtaaaatgtcatttttgcccctgaggtttggccagttttccGAATTTCGTACttaggtttgttttttcgcatctgaatccacaaggtttaaaatcttgccaatttcatccggctcgttaactccatccatttttcttcgttaagtcagAGGTATTTCTGTGTTTTTTTGTCAACTTAAAGTGCCATTTGGTCTTCttcaggggtattcggtctttttacataaagtgaaaaagaccggattgccctttaagttaacaaaaagacggaaataccccttgGCTTAATGGAGAAaattggatggagttaacaagctggatgaaaatggcaagatttcaaaccttttggatccagatgcgaaaaaacaaacctctggacgaaagtcacaaaacttgccaaacctcagggacgaaaatgacattttactctagtTTTTTTTATAACAGTTTTGGATTTGTTTCTTCGATAGCCATTGTTGGTGACATCACACCGTCGGATGGGGTCCCAAAGGCGGAGAAAAGTCGGCGAGAGAAAGAAGCAATAGACCATATGTGTAAACTTCTTGGTGGAGGACCACGTGGTGCGTAAATACTCTTCCTGCTCCTGTTACTTGGTAACACATATTCATgggcatttttgtaatttctTACTTGCTGTAGCGTATTACAGCTGAGGAGATACATGAGTTATGGATGGAATATGAAGAAAACTCTACAACCGAAGCTAAGGTTGTCAAGGACTTTGATAAGGTATGATTTTATATGCAATAATGAGTTCATTTACATTTGTTTGCATGAAAGATATAGAGCTTACATCAGTGGCGGAGCCACACTTTGAACAACGGTGTCATCCGACACCATTTAATTTTGTGTAGCAAATACAACATATAATAGGAAAAATTCGAGCGACACCATTGTTTTTTTACGAGCGACACCATTGTCTTTTTACAAACGACACCATTGTTATGTTTTCTATTAAAAGAATtacataataaacaaatttatatttcaaaaattAAGCCCAGGTACTTGATTTTAATTAGTATACTTAAAATTAATAAAAGTCCAtgcttaatttttatttttttctaatccAGTAAGCATTATAGCCCCATGTCTAATTGGTTTTGTTTCAATTGTTTAACCTAACAGGATGTTTGATAATGATTTGAATGATGCGTGCACTTGTTTGTTATAACGAaaaagaagtttttttttttttttttttttgcaagttgCCATTGAAAACATAATGAATCGTTTTCAAAACATGAAAACGCGTACAGAGCAACTATTAACTGCATTTTTTTACACAATgactttgtaattttattatgtgtttttattcAATGACATTATAATTTTACTGTGATATTTGCTTTTATTATGTGATTTGACCCAACTAGATTCGAACCGATCCAAAAGTTCGACTCCGGGTTACCATAGACCGAGATATCCATAAAAAAAGACACCATAAGAGAAAATTCCTGGCTCCGCCACTGGCTTACatttttttcaacttttttttgTGTTGTGCATCAACTGATGTTAGTTTTTCTTTATTCATTCAGATTGAAATGATACTTCAAGCTTTGGAATATGAAAACGGTAAGTCTTCGTTTTAAAAATCAGTATGATGTAACAACGGGCAAACAATTCATTTGTGTATTATCTTTGATGAATCTGTAAGTTGATGAATGATTATTTTTTATGCAGAACAAAACAAAGACTTGGAGGAATTTTTTGAGTCTACTGCAGGTATATGAAACTTTTTATCTTCTAATGAGTAGTTTTTTTGAATGAAATGAGACTAATGCTAATATTAATTGCAGGCAAGTTTCAGACGGACCTTGGTAAATCATGGGCCGCAGAGATAGCATCAAGGAGGAAAAAACAAGGCTAGATATTGGATATGAATCACTAGTTACGAAGATTTTGATTGATCTCTGCACATCTGGATGCTATCCATGACACTTTGATGGAAATCATAATGTTTTTAGCCCTGAAGTGCCTCTCTGCTTACTAATGTTAGCAGTTTCATTCCTGGGCTTCTTAGTTTTCACTTCTGCAGCTATATTGTTTCAGAAATGGACACTTTTATTGCAGTTTGATCCTAGATGTAGATCGTTTTTTAATGAAACTCATGCTCGATAATCTTGCCATCCGTACTAAAATACTACTCGTTTGGTCAACTTGTCACCACTTGTACTCGTTTCATTCACCTGCACGACATATAAGTTAACTATAAACCACCTGACATGGGGTTAAACGAACAACCTAGAACGCTACAAAGGTGATGTTCTTCGGCGCTATACGCAGTGGTGAAGCTTGACCCCAATGAGggggggttgaaaacgtatataccaaaataTTTCATAGAACCGGGGGTTgtaaacgtatatacccaaaaatttctatacgaaaactatatatataacactactgagtgaaaagttcggggggtcagacgcccctccccgccccttctaTACGGCGCCATGTACCCCATCACGCCACCATAACTTACCACTACACGTAGTCTAATTGATCAAAAACCGCAAATAATATAGTGACTACGTCTCTATTTATTGTTTCTTAAGCTACCTCTAATTCCTAACAATAAGAAACCAATCAAAATTAATCCCTAACAATTTACATAAACAGAAATAATTCACTCATGATTATCTTCATGATTGAAGTCGTTCTCTATTCATTTTTTGTTTGATTTATCTAAGTTGCTCATGACTTCAATCCGTGAACCTTCAAGATCCAACCAAGCCGGCCCTCTCAATATTTCTGAACGACAACTTTCGTTTTAAGCAACCTTTGGTCACATCCCTCGCATTTGGAGACCCACCACCCTACTCTGGCCAGTTATGTTGTCTTAACTGGGCCCACACTGGCTTCGGAGTTTGGCTGAGCGTGAAAAGGAAAAACCACACAGGTACTCGCGCGAGTGGTTAATAGGAAGTGACCCCACCTATGTGTAATAAAACCTTGCTAGCTCCAAGACTTGAAAATATTGTCATGGAGGGACTACAATGCAATACTTGATAAATTGATATGTACTTCAACCTACATATAAGGGTTTTTTGGATAATTATTAGAACATGATAATTAAACTCTTATTGATAGTCACAAGGCCTAACAATAATAAATTATAACATGTGTGCTATTGATGGTAGGGCCATGCAATCCCACAAACGTCGCATTGCGCGGCCACATTCGTGAGTGTATAAACATGTGCGCTATTGATGGGAGGGCCACGCAATCCCATGAACGTCGCATTGCGCGGCCACATTCGTGAGCGTATAAATTCTAACATGTGGGCTATTGATGGGAGGGCCACGCGATCCGTGAGCGTTTATGTTTATGGTTATGACACATGTGGAGACAGACGtcaattttgagtttttttttcttttcccaATTTTTCTTCTTGTTTTTCTTAACAAATTTTAAGTTATTAGGAtttatgtatatttaaaagagcTTTTAAACTTTCATAGATTATTTTAGGAAATTGTATGGCTTAAAAAAATTGTATCTGTAAGTTTTGTTAAATGTTATAAAACTtgtaaaaaattaataaacttATAAACTTTTACAAGAGTGGATGAACTGTAACAAATAAACGATTCAATATGGTTAAGTTTATATTTCGTAACAGTTAGCAAGTAACCGAAAGCCTGTTATTTCAAAATCGAACGTTCATAAGTTACAATATGACTACAACAAAAACACCGACGCGTTTATCTTTCTATAAATTCAAATATCAAAAACTACAAATGATGTTTGCCGCCATTTTCAATTATTCATATTCCTTATATAGTAGGCGGTCACTTTGGCCGGTTCAGTGCAAATTATTTACCTGATCCACCAACTTATATAAGAATTTAAATAATCGTTAACAAAACCTAACAACCGGTTCATGCTTGTACCACCTGATCGTTGTTGTATACGTCACTTTGCGTTTGAATACGCTTCACTTCTATCATTTCCGCATGTTGCTCAAGATACTCACTGCTGTTCATTTCTGTCAACCTGTATTCACATGTGAAATACATTATTTCCATACACAAATTGACTTTTCAAGGGTCAAACCTACAGTCAATGAAATCTACTGTTTTAGAATCTTGAATTGGAATAAGTTTTgtttagggctgcaaacgaaccgaatgaacacgaacaagaccttgctcgtgttcgtttgttaaggaaatatatgtgttcacgaactgttcatgaacacttccCGAAcgggattttatgttcgtgtttgttcgttaaggaaaCAAACATGTTCGTGCGTTAATTTTTGGCAACGAAGcaaacgaatgttcatgaacacaaatggaaacaaacgaacagaAACAAGCGGTCATAaacataataatatataatacactggtacttattaaatattttatttgtcgaaATTTTGAAGTGTCTAGacaaaatataaaaactaaaaacactaatgaactatcgaagagaaacgaacataaacaaacacgttaccgaacgttcacgaacataaatgaacgaacaccaACCTCTATTCATGTTCGtccatttaactaaacgaacgaaatttcttgttcgtgttcgttcatttattaaacttTTAAACACAAACGAACTCCCCACCAAATGGTTCACacactgttcgctgaacgttcggttcgtttgaaGCCCTAGTTTTGTTTGACCTCAGAATAAAATTTTATCTAAAGCGAGAAAACAAAGGCAAACCTGCTAATAGTGCGATCTTTTGCGAACCCAAGTTCATTGTCGACACAAAGGTCATAATCGTCATTTTTCCTAGACCTCGAGGAGGTTCTAGGTGCCCTACTTTGAGCATCGGAAACCGTCACGATTCTTTCAAATAGTTGAAAAGGAGTTCCCTCAGCCGTACACATTAATCGCGCCTTATTCTCATACATAACCTGTATGTACATATCGTTATTATTACAAGTAAGCACGTCGTAACCTTTGACTACAAAAAGTCAACAATAAGAGACTAACATCAACTAGAGTGACAAATCGATAGGCTGCTGTTCTGTTGTGGAGGCCGAATATCGGCACATTATCCAAAGCCAAGGTATGAAACTTCTCTGCcattataattatattaatacCTCAAAATGGTAAATGAAATAActatttaaaatataatattatttgaTTTACTTACTACATAATCCAAAATAGTCAGCTGCACCAAGAGGTTTGTCACAAAGTTCCTCGAAAGGGAAATATGCACATCCGTTAGCACCCAACGGTACCTACACATTACACGTATATATCACTTTAGAAATTCTCGGTACCAACACTCAAATTTTGTGATAAATAAATATGAAAGTTCCACAATGCGAATCGTGTAACTGTCGCTAAAACAATAATGAACATACTTGTAGTTTTCTACCCATAACAACTTCGACTTCATGGGGCTGCGCCGTATGTTCCCCGGCCAACTCTTTAAACTTTTGCATAAGGAAATCAGCCGAGTCATTCTTTACGAAGTAGAAACCTTCTTCAGCCTTTatttcaaaaaacaaaaaaaaaaataattaaattaaaacaTATACTGCCTTCTTTTGAGGGTAGTCTTTCTTTACATTTTcgcaaaaaataaaaataaaaaaataataataataaaaaatagtacTTTcatgtagggctgtaaacgaaccaaacgaaaggaatgaacatgttcatgaacggttcacgAATGCTTACCGAACGTAAACGAActcaaatgaacacaaacaactgttcatgaacataaatgaacacaaatgaacgttatatatttatttacagATAAAATCTGCATCTTTCATTATAAAGATTATGAAGAATCCACCAAAAATAAATACTTAACATACCTATTTGAACATAGTTgacataattatcaaaaacataagtaatacaaaaattaagaattttgttaaaaatttaaaaaaaaattaaaattgaaatggTCAAATGAGGGATGTTGGCGGAGGCGTACAATATAACTATGGTTCATTTTTTTAAAATTCAAAGCCgataaaataaaaatgtaacATAAAGAAACCTTTAAATgaatgaacacaaatgaacataaacaagCGAACGTAAatgaacacattaccgaacgttcatgaacataaacgaacgaacgcagcctctgttcatgttcgtttgtttatctTATTGAACGgaaaacataaacgaacttccagCCAAACGGTTCACGAATTGTTTGTTGaacattcggttcgtttacatCCCTACTTTCATGACTTGTATATTTTAAAAAGAGAAAAGGGAAAAGTTAGCATTTTACCGAGGTTCTTGTCCGATAATCTATTGACGAACCAATTTCATGAACTACACATCTTTCCTGTATCAACGAAACAATAACATGATAATTAACAAGATAAACAGGCAAGAACGCAAGATTAAAACGAATAATTCACGAACTTGTGAACGGGTCAAAGTGCAAAATTTTTTAAACTACCTTTAGAGTGGCGATGAACGGTAAAAAAAGGTCTCTTTGCAATCCGCCTTCATAAAGATTGTCTGGAGCACGGTTCGATGTAGCAACGAGTATCTATACTTCCATCACAAACAATAAAATAAACCGTTCAACTTTCTTAACTCGAACATTAACGTCATTCACCCTTAGTAAATGCTTGTAACAGAACCCAATAGTCACTTACAGCACCATTGGTAAAAAGATGGCTAAATAAACGGTTTAGTATTAAAGCATCGGCTACGTCAGTAACCTACGAATAACATAAGCGGAGAATAATCAATGActcgttaataaataaaaaaacattggTATATATTGAATAAAAAACGTGCATACCATGAACTCATCTAAGCATAATAAGATGGATTCATCGGATATCTCTCCTGCAACGACTTCTAGAGGATCAGACACACCTCTGTGCTTCTGCATAGTCATGTACAACCTTATTATCTAACTATACTTCATCTTTTTAGAGCTTATaaatagggctgcaaacgaactgaacTTTCAGCAAAcggttcatgaaccgttcggcgggaagttcatttGTGTCCGTTCCTTTAATAAATGAACGGACATGAACAGACGTCgcattcgttcatttatgtttgcaAACGTTCGGTACCGTGTTCGTTCATGTTTGTTTCCATTCATGAATGCTTGTTAGTGTTCGTTTATGTGCATGAACATTCATTTGTGTTTCTGTGTGTTCATAAACGTTTGTTTATATTACATTCATTTGTGTTCGGTTTCTAAagttaacaaacgaacatgaacatgttcatttccttaataagcgaacacgaacaaaaaatctcgttcggtaagtgttcatgaactgttcgtgaacacatgtatttccttaacaaacggaCACGAATCGTTcagttcatttgcagccctaatACAAAGAAATATGAATCAATAATACGGTAATCTTTGTTCCACAATAATTTAAGATCAATGCTATTTTATTTGAATTCAAAATTAATACAGGTTCAATAATCAAACCAGCAACATATTTCGTATACGTTATATCTTCTAATTGGAAACATTATCCGCTTATCATAACTGTTTAAAATATAACGATATTACGTTGGTTTAGAAGGTTATATTCATGTGTTTGACTATGCAAGTCAGCTAGCGCAGAcggaaaaaataaataaatacataaaggATGTATTACCTGCAAGCGACTATGAACGGTTAACATGAAGTCATGAAAATGGATCCTCTTTTTTCTCCAATTGCAAGGCCTGATAATTTGAAATTTATGTTGAAGATTTAAAACCGACAAGAACTTAACTGTTTTATATTGTATTCGGCTATTCGCATTACAAAGTATGATGCTTACAGCTGATCGTAAAACAAATCCATCAACATGGTTTTCCCGGTGCCAACACCTCCATAAAGATAGAGTCCTTTTACGGGTGAGACCGAAGATTGTGGCATGATACGTGACCATAACCACCTACTCCTGTAAATATAAAAAAGCGAACGTTTAGTTTTCAAAATCATAA from Helianthus annuus cultivar XRQ/B chromosome 10, HanXRQr2.0-SUNRISE, whole genome shotgun sequence harbors:
- the LOC110886115 gene encoding 5'-deoxynucleotidase HDDC2 isoform X2; amino-acid sequence: MSRVSTMASDSSSSSSASSPSPSSAIDFLTLCHSLKSTKRAGWVKRDVAGPESIADHMYRMGLMALIANDAPGVNRDKCIKMAIVHDIAEAIVGDITPSDGVPKAEKSRREKEAIDHMCKLLGGGPRAEEIHELWMEYEENSTTEAKVVKDFDKIEMILQALEYENEQNKDLEEFFESTAGKFQTDLGKSWAAEIASRRKKQG
- the LOC110886115 gene encoding 5'-deoxynucleotidase HDDC2 isoform X3 — encoded protein: MASDSSSSSSASSPSPSSAIDFLTLCHSLKSTKRAGWVKRDVAGPESIADHMYRMGLMALIANDAPGVNRDKCIKMAIVHDIAEAIVGDITPSDGVPKAEKSRREKEAIDHMCKLLGGGPRAEEIHELWMEYEENSTTEAKVVKDFDKIEMILQALEYENEQNKDLEEFFESTAGKFQTDLGKSWAAEIASRRKKQG
- the LOC110886115 gene encoding 5'-deoxynucleotidase HDDC2 isoform X1 gives rise to the protein MSRLVFTTITAKTFLLPHSSSSLHFKIFKSSSSSAASRVSTMASDSSSSSSASSPSPSSAIDFLTLCHSLKSTKRAGWVKRDVAGPESIADHMYRMGLMALIANDAPGVNRDKCIKMAIVHDIAEAIVGDITPSDGVPKAEKSRREKEAIDHMCKLLGGGPRAEEIHELWMEYEENSTTEAKVVKDFDKIEMILQALEYENEQNKDLEEFFESTAGKFQTDLGKSWAAEIASRRKKQG
- the LOC110886114 gene encoding AFG1-like ATPase isoform X4, producing MRRALVKSFGPIRSAIRHRGDQVSTGVAKRLLVSNINDRIYDRSLYNGCKCGGPSYMFSRTLSSDAVKRAGPLVEYERRIAAGDLEDGDNSQIGTLKELQRLYDELVKSADACRLDRYSDYEKAGRSRWLWSRIMPQSSVSPVKGLYLYGGVGTGKTMLMDLFYDQLPCNWRKKRIHFHDFMLTVHSRLQKHRGVSDPLEVVAGEISDESILLCLDEFMVTDVADALILNRLFSHLFTNGAILVATSNRAPDNLYEGGLQRDLFLPFIATLKERCVVHEIGSSIDYRTRTSAEEGFYFVKNDSADFLMQKFKELAGEHTAQPHEVEVVMGRKLQVPLGANGCAYFPFEELCDKPLGAADYFGLCKKFHTLALDNVPIFGLHNRTAAYRFVTLVDVMYENKARLMCTAEGTPFQLFERIVTVSDAQSRAPRTSSRSRKNDDYDLCVDNELGFAKDRTISRLTEMNSSEYLEQHAEMIEVKRIQTQSDVYNNDQVNNLH
- the LOC110886114 gene encoding AFG1-like ATPase isoform X3, encoding MRRALVKSFGPIRSAIRHRGDQVSTGVAKRLLVSNINDRIYDRSLYNGCKCGGPSYMFSRTLSSDAEVKRAGPLVEYERRIAAGDLEDGDNSQIGTLKELQRLYDELVKSADACRLDRYSDYEKAGRSRWLWSRIMPQSSVSPVKGLYLYGGVGTGKTMLMDLFYDQLPCNWRKKRIHFHDFMLTVHSRLQKHRGVSDPLEVVAGEISDESILLCLDEFMVTDVADALILNRLFSHLFTNGAILVATSNRAPDNLYEGGLQRDLFLPFIATLKERCVVHEIGSSIDYRTRTSAEEGFYFVKNDSADFLMQKFKELAGEHTAQPHEVEVVMGRKLQVPLGANGCAYFPFEELCDKPLGAADYFGLCKKFHTLALDNVPIFGLHNRTAAYRFVTLVDVMYENKARLMCTAEGTPFQLFERIVTVSDAQSRAPRTSSRSRKNDDYDLCVDNELGFAKDRTISRLTEMNSSEYLEQHAEMIEVKRIQTQSDVYNNDQVNNLH
- the LOC110886114 gene encoding AFG1-like ATPase isoform X2 yields the protein MRRALVKSFGPIRSAIRHRGDQVSTGVAKRLLVSNINDRIYDRSLYNGCKCGGPSYMFSRTLSSDAGKVKRAGPLVEYERRIAAGDLEDGDNSQIGTLKELQRLYDELVKSADACRLDRYSDYEKAGRSRWLWSRIMPQSSVSPVKGLYLYGGVGTGKTMLMDLFYDQLPCNWRKKRIHFHDFMLTVHSRLQKHRGVSDPLEVVAGEISDESILLCLDEFMVTDVADALILNRLFSHLFTNGAILVATSNRAPDNLYEGGLQRDLFLPFIATLKERCVVHEIGSSIDYRTRTSAEEGFYFVKNDSADFLMQKFKELAGEHTAQPHEVEVVMGRKLQVPLGANGCAYFPFEELCDKPLGAADYFGLCKKFHTLALDNVPIFGLHNRTAAYRFVTLVDVMYENKARLMCTAEGTPFQLFERIVTVSDAQSRAPRTSSRSRKNDDYDLCVDNELGFAKDRTISRLTEMNSSEYLEQHAEMIEVKRIQTQSDVYNNDQVNNLH
- the LOC110886114 gene encoding AFG1-like ATPase isoform X1; translated protein: MRRALVKSFGPIRSAIRHRGDQVSTGVAKRLLVSNINDRIYDRSLYNGCKCGGPSYMFSRTLSSDAGKEVKRAGPLVEYERRIAAGDLEDGDNSQIGTLKELQRLYDELVKSADACRLDRYSDYEKAGRSRWLWSRIMPQSSVSPVKGLYLYGGVGTGKTMLMDLFYDQLPCNWRKKRIHFHDFMLTVHSRLQKHRGVSDPLEVVAGEISDESILLCLDEFMVTDVADALILNRLFSHLFTNGAILVATSNRAPDNLYEGGLQRDLFLPFIATLKERCVVHEIGSSIDYRTRTSAEEGFYFVKNDSADFLMQKFKELAGEHTAQPHEVEVVMGRKLQVPLGANGCAYFPFEELCDKPLGAADYFGLCKKFHTLALDNVPIFGLHNRTAAYRFVTLVDVMYENKARLMCTAEGTPFQLFERIVTVSDAQSRAPRTSSRSRKNDDYDLCVDNELGFAKDRTISRLTEMNSSEYLEQHAEMIEVKRIQTQSDVYNNDQVNNLH